The Leptolyngbyaceae cyanobacterium genomic sequence TAGTGGTGGCGGCTTATTTACCCCAAGAGTGGGAAATTCGCTTTATTGATGAAAATGTTCAACCTGCGAAAAGATCGGATTATAAATGGGCAGATGTAGTAATCGCCAGCGGAATGCACATTCAGCGTCCGCAATTAAATAAAATCAACGAACTCGCCCACAAAGAAGGAAAAATCACCATTATCGGTGGCCCTTCCGTATCCGGTTGTCCGGAATATTACCCGACTTTCGACATCCTGCACTTGGGTGAATTAGGGGACGCTACGGATTTAATGATTGAATATATCGATCTGCATAGCCAACGACCCCCAAGACAAATTCGTTTTGAAACAAAAGAAAGATTACCATTAAGCGAATTTCCCATCCCCGCATATCATTTAGCAAATATCAATCATTATTTACTCGGTAGCGTTCAATTTTCTAGCGGTTGTCCTTATCGCTGTGAATTTTGCGATATTCCCGAACTGTACGGACGCAATCCCCGCTTGAAAACTCCAGAACAAGTATTAGCTGAATTAGATGCCATTCTCGCATCGGGTAACCCAGGTGCGATCTATTTTGTCGATGATAATTTCGTCGGTAATCGCCGTGCCGTAATGGACTTGCTACCCTACTTAATTCAGTGGCAAAAAAATAACGGTTATCCAGTTCAATTCGCCTGTGAAGCCACCCTCAATCTCGCCCAAAGTCCCAAGCTTTTAGAAATGATGCGGGAAGCTTATTTTTGTACGGTTTTTTGCGGCATCGAAACACCAGAACCGGAAGCATTACACTCGATTTCTAAAGACCATAATTTAAGTATGCCGATTTTAGAAGCTGTGAAAATTTTAAACAGCTACGGCATGGAAGTAGTATCGGGAATCATCATGGGATTGGATACGGATACGCCAGATACAGCCGATCGAATTATCGAATTTATGCGGCTTTCTAATATTCCTATGCTGACGATTAATTTACTTTATGCTTTACCGAGAACTCCTTTATGGCGAAGATTAGAAGCAGAAGGCAGGTTAATTTTTGATGAAAAGCGGGAATCAAATGTAGAGTTTCTCTTACCTTATGAACAAGTGGTGGAAATGTGGCAACGCTGCGTTACTACTGCTTACGAACCAGAATTTTTATATCAACGTTTTGCTTACAATATGGAACACACCTATCCAAATCGGATCAAAGTTCCCAACAGTCCTCAACGTGCTTCTTTAGCTAATATTCGCAAGGGTTTAACTATTCTGGGTAATATTTTGTTGCGCGTCGGCGTGTTTGGTAGTTACCGCGAAACTTTTTGGAAGATGGCAAAACCAGCATTAAAAGCTGGAAAAATTGAAGATGTGATTCACGTTGGCTTAGTAGGACATCATTTGATTGAGTTTACGCGCCAGTGTGCTACAGGTGAAGAATCAGCTTCTTTTTATTCTCAAAAAGTTCGCAGTCAACCTCAGTCTATGCCTGTGAAAGTTGGTTCTCGTTAAATCAATGGTATCCACTGATGCAAAGATGCGAAAAATTATCTGTGGGAATTAATGTTTAAATTTTACCGCAGATAAAAACAGATACACGCAGATAAACGCAGATAATATAGTTAAAGAATTGTAGGTTGGGTTTCCTAGCGTCAACTCAACCTACGAAAACCCCAGTTTTATTTAGATGGCAAAAGACTATAAATTGCTGATTGCCATACTTTCTCGTAACTAAACAATAAAAAGGCTATTAGTGGCGTAAAAATACAGCCAAATAAGAAGTATTTAGCGACGATAGATAAGTCAACATTCAAGTAATCGTTGGCTAGAATGACAAAATCATTATCAATTACGCCGCCGATACCTTCTTCATAAAAGCTTCGGAAATCTGGATTAAAAATTAAATCCCATGAGAATTGCCAGTCGGAAAAGAAGAGAAAAAAGCCCAGCATTGCGTAAAGTGGACGTTCTATATCTATGCGGCAGAAATAGCCTCCGATCGCAAAATACAAACAGACAGTTATAGCTACTAATTCCATACCATGACCCATAAAGGTGATTAACATTCTAGACATAGGCGTTCGTAATATCCACGTATAAATTACGGTGAAGCAAATTAAGAATATTAAAGAACGACGAGATTGGCGACATTGATAAAATAGAAATGCGATTAACCCATAAATTATTCCTAAAATTAAACGAGATTGCGCCAAAGCAAGTGTAATTCCACCTCCATAGAGAATGTTAACGCTGGGAATCGCTGGGTATCCGAATAACCAATAGGTGAGTGCATGACCGACTTCATGCACCATGACTTGAAATCCGTTAAATAAAATTTTTAAAGGCACAAATATTTGGAAGATTACCGCCAATACAAATCCAATTGTTAAGGCTTGCAAACCTGCTTTTTCAATGGGTTTTGTAGGGAATTTTATCTGATAGGGTTTTTTCTTTTTCCTGGTTTCTTCAACTGGTACTGTTGTTTTTGATGAAAAATTAGTTTGGGTTGCTTGAGCTTGAGAACCTAGTATAAATTCTTCTGTCCAAACTGGGAGTTCGGCTCCTTTTTGATATCCTTGGAGTTGAATAATTGAAATGCCTAAACCGTGGATTCGCAGCAGTTCTCGGTCTATCAATATTTTGGCGGTTCGGATGTCAGGAATTTGTTCTGATTGTAAGGTAATTTTGATATGGTCATCGGTAATTTTGACGATCGCAGTTATTTGTTTGTGTGCTAAGGCTTGGTTGAGCAGTTGCGCGATCGCATTTTCATTCCTCTGCTGGGCTAATTGCAGAAGCTGTGGTCTTTTTAAGTTCTCGTCATTGTTGTTCATTGCCAATTTTTGTCTTTTTTATCAGCTTAAAACATTAAAACTAGCCAATTTGCCGATCTAAACGGATGGCTTCTTCCAATGCTGCCTTTTCTTGGGCTCGACGTACATAGGGTTGTAATTGTTCTGGATCGCAACCAGTGAGAATACTTAAGCCTTCTAGATTCATTCCTCGCGTCAGCATTTCAACGCGCCAAGTTTGTTGGGCTTGTTCGATCGCAGGGGGATACCCTGAAGGTGTGATAATATCGGCAACAATTTCCTGCCAGCGCAGGCGGATCTCTACTTCAGACATTGGTTGTCCGTTGTCGTTAATAAATAATGCTGGTTGTTCGTCTTTTCTGGTTTTCAGCCATTGCGTGAGGGGATTTTTGGTATAGGTGCCGTAGCGATGTCCCATAATCCATTGATTGAGAGGCACTTGGCGTTTTGCGCCTTGGATGATTTGCAAAAGATGTTGTTGTTCGTCAAAAATAGAATGCGATCGCAAAAGATTCGCAACTTCCCCCGCACTCAAACCAGCACCAAACAGCACGTAAACTAGAGCATAGTCTTGAGAACCGGACTTACGAGCCTTTTGCAGAATTCCTTGTACTAAAGATGTCGGTAAATCTATTACTTCTCCTCCCAACAGAGTGGCGCTACAATCTACCGTTGGCAAACTGCTAGTTTGTGCTGGTTTTGTACCCTCAACTCGTTCGTTGGAAAGAAATAAATCTACTAAATTATTGATAAATGTGGCTCGATCGGGCCAGAGTTCGTGAAATTCAGTTGTAAATTCGATCGCCGCATATCCTAGTAGCAGGGTATTCAGCAAGCTAGCCAATTTTGGTAGCTCCAGCCGCAATTGTAAATGCTCTCGTGACAAGACTGTAGTTAAATATTGCACCGTGTAGCGATGAATTTGGGCCAGTCCTCTGCCGATCGCTTGGCGGTTTTCCGGTGGATAATGTCCCGCTTCTCCCACTAGCGATCGTACAAATTCGCGAATTTCTTCCAGCGCTTGCAAATAACCCTCTGCATAAGCTTGCAGCGCATCAGCCAAGCTGGGATTTTGATTCGCCTGTTGTCCCAGCACTGCTCCCAGTTGAGTAAAAACCTCTGCTTCCTCAATTACAGCCATCAGCAAGCCATGCTTGCTCCCAAAGTTACGGAATAAAGTTACTTCATTCACATCAGCTAATTCAGCAATCTGTCGAGTAGTCGTCTCAGTCACCCCCTGAGCAGCAAACAATTGCAGTGCTGCTTGTACCAGACGCTGCCGAGCGGATTTGCGTTGAGCAGTCATAAAATTTATTTGCAAGTGATACTTGCAGGTTATGGGAAAAGTTGTTAGGCTAAAAAGTAAGCAACACTTGCATCGTTCATTCCACTGTAACGCTCTTCCTAAAGTCGAGCAAGCACTCTCAAACGGCAAATTTGCCGGGAGAAAGGCGAACTAGTCCTGGATCGGGTCAACAAGATGCAAGCCTCAGAAAATAGGAAATGTTATGACTTCAAATTCCAGCGCAACGTTACAAAAACCCTCAGAATCACTAAAACTGAGTTGGACGAATGTTGCCTTTTTCGGGACTTTTCACGCTCTAGCGCTGCTAGCTCCCTGGTTCTTTTCTTGGTCTGCCTTGGGGGTGATGATTCTTCTCCACTGGCTGTTTGGCAGCATCGGGATTTGTCTGGGATACCATCGCTTGCTCACTCACCGCAGTTTGCAAGTGCCTAAGTGGTTAGAGTATATCCTGACCACGATCGGAGCTTTAGCACTTCAGGGTGGGCCGATCTTTTGGGTGTCCGGACATCGCCAGCACCACTTGCATACGGAAGATAGAGATAAAGACCCCTATGCAGCTAGCCGGGGCTTTTGGTGGAGTCATATGCTGTGGATTTTCTATCCTCGCGCTGAGTTTTTTGATCGCAATACTTATCATAAATACGCCCCCGATCTATCTCGCGACCCTTATTACAAATGGCTCGATCGCTATTTCTTGATGCTGCAAATACCAGTTGGTTTGCTGCTCTATGCCTTGGGTGGATGGTCTTTTGTGATCTATGGAGTAGTATTGCGAGCCGTCACATTATGGCACACCACTTGGTTGATTAACTCCGCAACACACATGATGGGCGATCGTCGTTTTGAAGTGGCAGACGGTTCCCGCAACCTTTGGTGGGCTGCACTCCTCACCTACGGCGAAGGTTGGCACAACAACCACCACGCTTATCCTAATGTGGCAAAAGCAGGTTGGAAATGGTGGGAATTAGATATGACTTGGTGGGCGATTAGAGCATTGGAAACGGCTGGATTAGCAAAGCGCGTCATTCGTCCTACTGTATAGCTTTCTTATCTGCGTACATCTGCGTGTATCTATCTTAATCTGCGGTAAAAAATTAACCTTTGATTCCCACTAGAGATGATATCAAAGGATTTTTTTTACCACAGATGTCCACAGATAAACACAGATGAACACAGATGTAAGCGATAGCCTTCTGCTTGGGTACACAGATTATAGATGTAGATTTATTTAAAAAAAATTGCAATTGGTCATTTGTTATTTTGGCAATGACAAATGACCAATGACTAATGACTAATTAACTAACTAACCATACCAAATACGCTACCGATCGCACGCACTACATTATTTGGTTGCATTGCATCGGTTGCTGCTGTTGGTTCGTAACCGCAATGTACCATGCAATCTGCACATTTTGGATTACCGCTTTTGTGACCGTATGCACTCCAATCTGTATTGTCTAGCAATTCTTTGAAAGTGGTATAATAACCCTCATTCAAAAGATAGCAGGGTTTTTGCCAACCGAGAACGCTATAACTAGGACTTCCCCAAGGGGTACATTCGTAATCTTTTTCCCCAGTCAGAAAATCTAAAAATAGCGGGTTGTGATTGAAATTCCAGTTTGTTTTACCTGCTTTATAAGGCGCTAAAATTTCCCGGAATAAGGCTTTAGTTTGTTCTCGCTTCAAGAAATGCTCCTGATCCGGTGCCCATTCATAACTATAACCGGGGGAAATCATCATGCCATCAATATTCAGAGTGGCGAGAAAATCAAAGAATTCTTGCATTTCTTTGGGATTTGTTCCCTCAAACACGGTACTGTTGGTGGTAACGCGAAATCCCTTGGCTTTAGCGGCGCGAATGGCTTTCACGGCTGTATCGAAAACGCCTTTGCGATCGACACATTTATCGTGAAGTTCGCGCAACCCATCTAAGTGTACGCTGAAAGTTAGATAAGGCGAAGGCTCGAATTTATCTAAACTCTTTTCCAGCAAAATGCCATTGGTGCAAAGATAAACAAACTTTTTCCGTTCTACCAAACCTTTGACAATTTCATCAATTTGGGGATGCAGCAACGGTTCTCCCCCAGGAATGGAAACAATTGGTGCACCGCACTCTTCCACAGCAGCGAAACACTGTTCTGGGGAGAGGTTTTGCTTGAGAATTTCTGTTGGGTGCTGAATTTTACCGCAACCAGTACAAGCCAAGTTGCAACGGAACAGGGGTTCTAACATCAACACTAAGGGATATCTTTTGCGCCCCGACAGACGTTGGGCGACGATATATTTCCCGACTTCTAAGGCTTGTAGTAGATTAATAGCCATGTATCTCCGCTCCTCTCACCAAATAAATACCTAATTTAGGCGTTTTGCGTAGTTTAGCTTAACTGGCACGATAATTGGGTAACAATGGACAGTTAGTGGTGATGGATTAAATTCAGTAATTCAAGAAACCCGGTTTTTTAGAAAAACCGGGTTTCTGGCTCTCTAAAAACCGATCGCAATTAATTTGGTAAACTACTTGGATATTATTTAGATTAGTTTGTTTGGCAAAATAAAATAGTTAAAATGCTAATAAAGTCACCATATAAAACCTCATGATTTTCACTACTGATCCCTCAGCATTAACCACTTTACCAGATCATACTCAGTTACCAGAATCAGACGGCACTTTTGTGAAAAATTTTCAAGAACATCCCCAAAGCATTCTGTTAACAGATTCCATTACACCAGTATTCCAGCAAAGGCATCCCGACGGCAACTATTGCATCGGTCAAGATTGCGGAATATATTGGCGGATAACGGAACCGCCAGAACGAGGCGCGGAATCACCAGATTGGTTTTATGTTCCAAACGTACCAGCAACTATTAACGGAGTAGTGCGGCGTTCTTATGTATTGTGGCAAGAACTGATACCGCCGTTAATTGTATTAGAATTCGTGTCGGGAGATGGATCAGAAGAACGAGACAGAACTCCTTTGTCAAGAGGTGGTGAAGAAGATGTGAAGCCGGGTAAATTTTGGATTTATGAAAATGTAATTCGTCCGGCATTTTACGGGATTTATGAAGTGAAACGGGCGAGGGTTGAAGTGTATCATTTAATGGAGGGCGAATATCAGTTAGTAGCAGCAAACGAACGGGGTCATTATCCGATTAATCCGCTAGGAGTGGAGTTGGGAATTTGGCAAGGACGCTATCAAAATTTAGAATTGCCTTGGTTGCGTTGGTGGGATAGTGAAGGTAATTTACTGCTGACTGGGGAAGAAAGAGCGGAATTAGAACGGCAAAGAGCGGAACGAGCAGAAGAAAAGTTAGAACAATTGCGATCACAATTACGTGCTGCGGGAATCGAACCGGAAGCATGATATTTCAATTGTATCTAACTATTTGTAATCATCACGTTTACCAAATACAATATTGCAAAATGAACCGGATAAAATAGATAAAACCATTTGGCTTTTTTACCCGGTTCACCGTTATAGTTGATGAGTATTAAAGGAGTGAATATAGCAAACAATTGATAATCAGGAAATTTCAGTAATATTAATGGTGATAAACTAAGCAAAATCCATTGAATCACCCAATAAACATGATTAGGATTAAAATTCGATAATATAGATATCATCAATACACCATAAGCACCGTATTCAGAGTTGATTAATTCGGCTAGTAAAGCAAAAATAAAAGTAAACAAGAATTTTAACTTGGTTATTTTGTCTAATCTAATAGCAATTAAGCCTAAAGCTAACGTTGCTAATATGTTGGGGCGAGGAATATTAAATAGTAAATAGTATATTGGTTGAGTTGCTATTCCTAAGATAATTAATCTAAAAAGATAAAGGTTAAAATTTTTGGTGTACTTTTCCCCTTGTCCGATTAGCCATGCAAATAAAGGAAAGCTCAATCTGCCAATGATTCTAAAAGCGAGTATATCTGGAAAAAATACGGCTCCTATATGGTCGATCGCCATTAGGGTAGCAGCTAATATTTTAATGTGAAATGAGGTCATAGAAAAGGATGAAGGATGAAGGCTAAAGTATAAAGTATGAATGTTATTTGATACTCCATCCTTTTGGCATACTCTATTTTAAATATTAAAATTTTTCTTAACCCAATCTACGGCATCTTTTAAAGCGGTTTCTATGGGAGTTTGAGGTAAACCTAATTCTTTGACGGCTTTTGAGGGATCGTAATACATTTTTTGGGTACTCATGCGAACGCCATCTAAGGGAACGGAAGGGGTTTTGCCTAAAGGGGCAAGAATTTTTTCGTCAATCCAAGCTACACTGAGGGGTAACCAAGCTGGTACGGTGTTTTTCGGTGCGGGAATTCCAGTAATTTTGGCAAGTTTATCTAATATTTCTTTGAGGGTAAGGTTTTGGTTTCCTAAGATGTAGCGTTCTCCGGTTTTCCCTTTTTCTAAAGCTAGCAAATGTCCTCGCGCCACATCTCGCACGTCAATAAAATTTAATCCGGTATCGAGATAAAAAGGCATTTGCTTTTTTAGGAAACGCAGGATAATATCGCCTGTGGGGGTAGGCTTGATATCCAAAGGGCCGATCGGACTGCTAGGATTAACGATG encodes the following:
- a CDS encoding B12-binding domain-containing radical SAM protein: MTAKLKTFEQPVPEMTTGRKRYIPQNHRRILCIFPQYTPSFGTFHHAYPLTNRVKAFMPPQGILVVAAYLPQEWEIRFIDENVQPAKRSDYKWADVVIASGMHIQRPQLNKINELAHKEGKITIIGGPSVSGCPEYYPTFDILHLGELGDATDLMIEYIDLHSQRPPRQIRFETKERLPLSEFPIPAYHLANINHYLLGSVQFSSGCPYRCEFCDIPELYGRNPRLKTPEQVLAELDAILASGNPGAIYFVDDNFVGNRRAVMDLLPYLIQWQKNNGYPVQFACEATLNLAQSPKLLEMMREAYFCTVFCGIETPEPEALHSISKDHNLSMPILEAVKILNSYGMEVVSGIIMGLDTDTPDTADRIIEFMRLSNIPMLTINLLYALPRTPLWRRLEAEGRLIFDEKRESNVEFLLPYEQVVEMWQRCVTTAYEPEFLYQRFAYNMEHTYPNRIKVPNSPQRASLANIRKGLTILGNILLRVGVFGSYRETFWKMAKPALKAGKIEDVIHVGLVGHHLIEFTRQCATGEESASFYSQKVRSQPQSMPVKVGSR
- a CDS encoding TetR family transcriptional regulator, with product MTAQRKSARQRLVQAALQLFAAQGVTETTTRQIAELADVNEVTLFRNFGSKHGLLMAVIEEAEVFTQLGAVLGQQANQNPSLADALQAYAEGYLQALEEIREFVRSLVGEAGHYPPENRQAIGRGLAQIHRYTVQYLTTVLSREHLQLRLELPKLASLLNTLLLGYAAIEFTTEFHELWPDRATFINNLVDLFLSNERVEGTKPAQTSSLPTVDCSATLLGGEVIDLPTSLVQGILQKARKSGSQDYALVYVLFGAGLSAGEVANLLRSHSIFDEQQHLLQIIQGAKRQVPLNQWIMGHRYGTYTKNPLTQWLKTRKDEQPALFINDNGQPMSEVEIRLRWQEIVADIITPSGYPPAIEQAQQTWRVEMLTRGMNLEGLSILTGCDPEQLQPYVRRAQEKAALEEAIRLDRQIG
- a CDS encoding fatty acid desaturase produces the protein MTSNSSATLQKPSESLKLSWTNVAFFGTFHALALLAPWFFSWSALGVMILLHWLFGSIGICLGYHRLLTHRSLQVPKWLEYILTTIGALALQGGPIFWVSGHRQHHLHTEDRDKDPYAASRGFWWSHMLWIFYPRAEFFDRNTYHKYAPDLSRDPYYKWLDRYFLMLQIPVGLLLYALGGWSFVIYGVVLRAVTLWHTTWLINSATHMMGDRRFEVADGSRNLWWAALLTYGEGWHNNHHAYPNVAKAGWKWWELDMTWWAIRALETAGLAKRVIRPTV
- the hpnH gene encoding adenosyl-hopene transferase HpnH yields the protein MAINLLQALEVGKYIVAQRLSGRKRYPLVLMLEPLFRCNLACTGCGKIQHPTEILKQNLSPEQCFAAVEECGAPIVSIPGGEPLLHPQIDEIVKGLVERKKFVYLCTNGILLEKSLDKFEPSPYLTFSVHLDGLRELHDKCVDRKGVFDTAVKAIRAAKAKGFRVTTNSTVFEGTNPKEMQEFFDFLATLNIDGMMISPGYSYEWAPDQEHFLKREQTKALFREILAPYKAGKTNWNFNHNPLFLDFLTGEKDYECTPWGSPSYSVLGWQKPCYLLNEGYYTTFKELLDNTDWSAYGHKSGNPKCADCMVHCGYEPTAATDAMQPNNVVRAIGSVFGMVS
- a CDS encoding Uma2 family endonuclease; protein product: MIFTTDPSALTTLPDHTQLPESDGTFVKNFQEHPQSILLTDSITPVFQQRHPDGNYCIGQDCGIYWRITEPPERGAESPDWFYVPNVPATINGVVRRSYVLWQELIPPLIVLEFVSGDGSEERDRTPLSRGGEEDVKPGKFWIYENVIRPAFYGIYEVKRARVEVYHLMEGEYQLVAANERGHYPINPLGVELGIWQGRYQNLELPWLRWWDSEGNLLLTGEERAELERQRAERAEEKLEQLRSQLRAAGIEPEA
- a CDS encoding TraX family protein, translating into MTSFHIKILAATLMAIDHIGAVFFPDILAFRIIGRLSFPLFAWLIGQGEKYTKNFNLYLFRLIILGIATQPIYYLLFNIPRPNILATLALGLIAIRLDKITKLKFLFTFIFALLAELINSEYGAYGVLMISILSNFNPNHVYWVIQWILLSLSPLILLKFPDYQLFAIFTPLILINYNGEPGKKAKWFYLFYPVHFAILYLVNVMITNS
- the hpnA gene encoding hopanoid-associated sugar epimerase translates to MTKTAFVTGGTGFIGANLVRLLVEEGYQVKALVRADSRLDNLHNIDVELVKSDLNDPNLSHLMTGCDVLFHVAAHYSLWQADKDLLYRHNVLGTRHILAAARQAGIDRTVYTSSVAAIGVKEAGIADETYQSPVEKLIGDYKKSKYWAEQEAIKAAKTNQDIIIVNPSSPIGPLDIKPTPTGDIILRFLKKQMPFYLDTGLNFIDVRDVARGHLLALEKGKTGERYILGNQNLTLKEILDKLAKITGIPAPKNTVPAWLPLSVAWIDEKILAPLGKTPSVPLDGVRMSTQKMYYDPSKAVKELGLPQTPIETALKDAVDWVKKNFNI